A portion of the Microbacterium hominis genome contains these proteins:
- the hisF gene encoding imidazole glycerol phosphate synthase subunit HisF, whose protein sequence is MSLVCRVIPCLDVAAGRVVKGVNFENLRDMGDPVELAREYFRQGADELTFLDVTATVDDRATTYEVVQRTAEEVFIPLTVGGGVRSADDVARLLGVGADKIGVNSAAIARPDLLDEIADRFGAQVLVLSLDVKRSSATASGFVVTTHGGRTETSLDALEWAREAIERGAGELLVNSIDADGTKQGFDLELVSLMRELSSVPVIASGGAGRAEDFAPAIAAGADAVLAASVFHSGQLTVGDVKSAMKAGGVAVREVGS, encoded by the coding sequence ATGAGCCTCGTCTGCCGTGTGATCCCGTGCCTGGACGTGGCGGCCGGCCGGGTCGTCAAGGGCGTCAACTTCGAGAACCTGCGCGACATGGGCGATCCGGTCGAGCTTGCCCGCGAGTACTTTCGCCAGGGCGCCGACGAGCTCACGTTCCTCGATGTGACGGCGACGGTGGATGACCGGGCGACGACCTACGAGGTGGTGCAGCGCACCGCCGAGGAGGTCTTCATCCCGCTCACCGTGGGCGGCGGCGTGCGCTCCGCCGACGACGTCGCGCGCCTGCTCGGGGTGGGCGCCGACAAGATCGGCGTGAACTCCGCCGCCATCGCCCGCCCCGACCTGCTCGACGAGATCGCCGACCGCTTCGGCGCGCAGGTGCTCGTGCTCTCCCTGGATGTGAAGCGCTCCTCTGCCACGGCATCGGGCTTCGTGGTCACCACCCACGGGGGCCGCACGGAGACCTCGCTCGACGCCCTCGAGTGGGCGCGGGAGGCCATCGAGCGCGGCGCCGGCGAGCTGCTGGTGAACTCCATCGATGCCGACGGCACCAAACAGGGCTTCGACCTCGAGCTCGTCTCGCTCATGCGGGAGCTCTCCAGCGTCCCCGTCATCGCCTCCGGCGGGGCGGGCAGGGCCGAGGACTTCGCCCCGGCGATCGCCGCGGGCGCCGACGCGGTGCTCGCCGCATCCGTCTTCCACTCCGGGCAACTGACGGTGGGCGACGTGAAATCGGCCATGAAGGCCGGGGGAGTGGCCGTACGGGAGGTCGGATCGTGA
- the hisI gene encoding phosphoribosyl-AMP cyclohydrolase, translating to MSTPVDDRIARVAFTENGLVAAVIQQWDTREVLMLGWMDAEALRRTLTEGRVTFWSRSRQEYWRKGDTSGNIQLVRGARLDCDGDAVLISVEQVGPACHTGTRTCFDADDLTPLVADLRADPSAADPGIDVPGA from the coding sequence GTGAGCACGCCGGTCGACGATCGCATCGCGCGCGTCGCCTTCACCGAGAACGGGCTCGTCGCCGCCGTCATCCAGCAGTGGGACACCCGCGAGGTGCTGATGCTGGGCTGGATGGATGCCGAGGCCCTGCGCCGCACGCTGACCGAGGGGCGCGTGACCTTCTGGTCCCGCTCGCGGCAGGAGTACTGGCGCAAGGGCGACACATCGGGCAATATCCAACTCGTGAGGGGCGCCCGGCTGGACTGCGACGGCGATGCCGTGCTGATCTCGGTCGAGCAGGTCGGACCGGCCTGTCACACCGGAACCCGCACGTGCTTCGACGCCGACGATCTCACCCCGCTGGTCGCCGACCTGCGTGCCGATCCCTCCGCCGCCGACCCGGGCATCGACGTCCCCGGAGCATAG
- a CDS encoding cell wall-binding repeat-containing protein — MRGRGRQRSGALVLAALTVAALFAAPAAPAAAAVASVQRLAGDDRFETSAAISASTFSPGVATAYIAAGLDFPDALSGSAAARARSAPVLLTLAASLPAATAGELTRLRPGRIIVLGGEGVISAGVMNALAAYTAGAVTRIAGADRYATSAAVSAATFAAGAPVAYLVDGTTYADALAAAPAAGRQGGPILLTGRTALPAAVRAELVRLRPARVVIAGGTGAVSAAVADAAAAATGAPVQRLAGADRYATAAAIAAATFPDGAPTVSVASGADFPDALSGAAAAADGPLLLTTPGSVPVATAREIIRLAPGRILVLGGAGAVSATVSDRLTVVGTSLTAATGGVITSSTEVRAGSCLTSPDASHRLCVGIDGEISVHRGTTLRWRSWSADASPRALRVRGDGNAVLYSVDGRIIWQTSTSGTAATSLTMADAGDALLRTSAGAVLWSTMTSPGSPVWRLPYATGQSWAAGAPHSSFGTGQGARGSLDFGPRAGGSTRVLAIAPGTVYRVQCGAGSYLGISHAGGWQSTYYHLVNEQTQLVGTTVAAGTYLGDVGRTLPCGGGATFDHVHLTIRRAGAPVSVEGMTFGGYTVRSGGSDYWGHWVDATGRRVVTAPGGAACCLLAR; from the coding sequence ATGCGGGGGCGGGGCCGGCAGCGCTCAGGCGCGCTGGTCCTGGCCGCCCTCACCGTCGCGGCCCTGTTCGCCGCCCCCGCCGCGCCCGCGGCAGCCGCCGTCGCCTCCGTGCAGCGGCTCGCCGGCGACGACCGCTTCGAGACGTCGGCGGCCATCAGCGCCTCGACCTTCTCGCCGGGAGTCGCGACGGCCTACATCGCCGCGGGACTCGACTTCCCCGACGCGCTGTCGGGGTCGGCAGCGGCTCGGGCACGCTCGGCGCCGGTGCTGCTCACCCTCGCTGCGTCGCTGCCGGCCGCGACCGCGGGCGAGCTCACCCGGCTCCGCCCCGGCCGCATCATCGTGCTCGGCGGAGAGGGCGTCATCTCGGCGGGGGTGATGAACGCGCTGGCCGCGTACACCGCGGGCGCGGTCACCCGCATCGCCGGCGCCGACCGCTACGCGACCTCCGCCGCCGTCAGCGCCGCGACCTTCGCCGCCGGCGCCCCCGTCGCCTACCTCGTCGACGGGACGACCTACGCCGATGCGCTGGCGGCGGCGCCCGCCGCCGGACGACAGGGCGGCCCGATCCTGCTCACGGGGCGCACGGCGCTGCCGGCGGCGGTGCGGGCCGAGCTCGTCCGGCTGCGCCCCGCACGCGTCGTCATCGCCGGCGGCACCGGCGCGGTGAGCGCGGCGGTCGCCGATGCCGCCGCGGCCGCCACCGGGGCGCCCGTCCAGCGGCTGGCCGGCGCCGATCGGTACGCGACCGCCGCCGCCATCGCCGCGGCCACGTTCCCCGACGGCGCGCCGACCGTGTCGGTGGCGAGCGGAGCCGACTTCCCCGATGCGCTCTCCGGTGCCGCGGCGGCGGCGGACGGACCGCTGCTGCTGACCACACCGGGCTCCGTGCCCGTCGCGACGGCGCGCGAGATCATCCGTCTCGCCCCCGGCCGCATCCTCGTGCTCGGCGGCGCCGGCGCGGTCTCGGCCACCGTCTCCGACCGGCTCACGGTCGTCGGAACCTCTCTCACCGCGGCGACCGGCGGAGTCATCACGTCATCGACCGAGGTGCGCGCAGGCTCCTGCCTGACCTCGCCCGATGCATCCCATCGCCTCTGCGTCGGCATCGACGGCGAGATCAGCGTGCACCGCGGAACGACGCTGCGGTGGCGATCGTGGTCGGCGGACGCATCGCCGCGCGCCCTCCGCGTCCGCGGCGACGGCAACGCCGTGCTCTACAGCGTGGACGGCCGGATCATCTGGCAGACGAGCACCTCGGGAACCGCCGCGACCTCGCTGACGATGGCCGACGCCGGAGACGCCCTGCTGCGCACCTCCGCCGGCGCCGTCCTGTGGTCGACGATGACGAGCCCCGGCTCGCCGGTCTGGCGCCTCCCGTACGCCACCGGGCAGAGCTGGGCCGCCGGCGCGCCGCACTCGTCGTTCGGCACCGGACAGGGCGCACGCGGCTCGCTCGACTTCGGACCGCGAGCAGGGGGGTCCACGCGGGTGCTCGCGATCGCGCCCGGCACCGTCTACCGCGTCCAATGCGGCGCCGGATCCTACCTCGGCATCAGTCACGCCGGCGGCTGGCAGTCCACCTACTACCACCTCGTCAACGAGCAGACGCAGCTGGTCGGCACGACCGTGGCCGCCGGCACCTACCTCGGCGATGTCGGGCGGACGCTGCCGTGCGGCGGGGGAGCGACCTTCGACCACGTGCACCTGACCATCCGACGCGCCGGTGCGCCGGTCTCCGTCGAGGGGATGACCTTCGGCGGCTACACCGTGCGCAGCGGCGGCTCCGACTACTGGGGCCACTGGGTGGATGCCACGGGCCGGCGCGTCGTCACAGCACCCGGCGGCGCCGCCTGCTGCCTGCTGGCGCGCTGA
- a CDS encoding Trp biosynthesis-associated membrane protein: MIRRARLLSVVAVVASGALGVISSTQVWLEVFLADGAAEPLAVPGADAVALLAPLSLAALALGGALSIVGLALRYAFGALSLVIGVTLLILTARVALEHPVDAVAGAVTAATGITGPAAVSELVLSISATPWPAVTAAVWVVLIAAGVFTLATARHWRGGDRRYRSEAPSAQPSGPAGSRPHDAIDSWDDLSRGDDPTA, from the coding sequence GTGATCCGCCGTGCCCGCCTCCTGTCCGTCGTGGCCGTCGTCGCCTCCGGTGCGCTCGGTGTCATCTCCTCGACCCAGGTCTGGCTGGAGGTCTTCCTCGCCGACGGCGCCGCCGAGCCGCTCGCCGTCCCGGGTGCCGACGCGGTCGCGCTGCTGGCACCGCTGAGCCTCGCCGCGCTCGCGCTCGGGGGCGCGCTGAGCATCGTCGGCCTCGCGCTGCGCTACGCCTTCGGCGCGCTGTCGCTCGTGATCGGCGTGACGCTGCTGATCCTCACCGCGCGTGTGGCGCTGGAGCACCCCGTCGATGCCGTGGCGGGCGCCGTCACGGCGGCGACCGGCATCACCGGCCCTGCCGCGGTGTCGGAGCTCGTCCTGTCGATCAGCGCGACCCCGTGGCCGGCGGTCACGGCAGCGGTGTGGGTGGTGCTGATCGCCGCGGGCGTGTTCACCCTCGCCACGGCGCGGCATTGGCGCGGCGGCGACCGGCGCTACCGCTCGGAGGCCCCGAGCGCTCAGCCCTCCGGCCCGGCGGGCTCGCGCCCCCACGACGCGATCGACTCCTGGGACGACCTGTCACGCGGCGACGACCCGACCGCGTGA
- a CDS encoding DUF6704 family protein → MSNPIGDPGHGHSPAAWTAVVIMLVAVAIGTTAFFFEVVWLVWASAVLVVIGLVVGWAMAKAGYGVNGPKYTPKAH, encoded by the coding sequence ATGAGCAACCCCATCGGCGATCCCGGCCACGGACACTCGCCCGCCGCCTGGACCGCTGTCGTGATCATGCTGGTCGCCGTCGCGATCGGCACGACCGCATTCTTCTTCGAAGTCGTCTGGCTCGTCTGGGCCTCCGCGGTCCTCGTCGTCATCGGACTCGTGGTGGGCTGGGCCATGGCCAAGGCCGGCTACGGCGTGAACGGTCCGAAGTACACGCCGAAAGCGCACTGA
- the trpC gene encoding indole-3-glycerol phosphate synthase TrpC, producing the protein MLADLTAGAVEDAETRALGRPLAAVERDALAQPSALDALGALAPADRVKIIAEVKRASPSRGDLAEIPDPALQARRYETGGASTISVLTEGRRFKGSLADLEAVKSSVSLPVLRKDFIATEYQVLEARAAGADLVLLIVAALPQDVLARLHALALELGMTPLVETHSAEEVDRAADIGARLIGVNARDLSTFELDRDLFGRLAERIPADAVRIAESAVLAPADVEHYRRAGADVVLIGEALVTNDPVSTLAAFLAAGSFDTPSDRSEIP; encoded by the coding sequence GTGCTCGCCGACCTCACGGCCGGCGCGGTGGAAGACGCCGAGACGCGCGCACTCGGGCGGCCGCTGGCCGCGGTCGAACGCGACGCCCTCGCGCAGCCCTCCGCACTCGACGCACTCGGCGCGCTCGCACCGGCTGATCGGGTGAAGATCATCGCCGAAGTCAAGCGCGCGAGTCCCTCGCGCGGCGATCTGGCCGAGATCCCCGACCCGGCGCTGCAGGCGCGGCGGTACGAGACCGGTGGCGCGTCGACCATCTCGGTGCTCACCGAAGGCCGACGGTTCAAGGGCAGTCTCGCGGACCTCGAGGCCGTGAAGTCGTCCGTGTCGCTGCCGGTGCTGCGCAAGGACTTCATCGCCACGGAGTATCAGGTGCTCGAGGCGCGCGCCGCCGGCGCCGACCTCGTGCTGCTGATCGTCGCCGCCCTCCCGCAGGACGTGCTCGCACGTCTGCACGCCCTCGCGCTCGAGCTCGGGATGACGCCGCTGGTCGAGACCCACTCCGCGGAGGAGGTCGACCGGGCAGCCGACATCGGCGCGCGCCTGATCGGGGTCAACGCGCGCGACCTGTCGACATTCGAGCTCGATCGGGATCTCTTCGGCCGGCTCGCCGAGCGCATCCCCGCCGATGCCGTGCGGATCGCGGAGTCGGCGGTGCTCGCGCCGGCCGACGTCGAGCACTACCGGCGCGCGGGAGCCGATGTCGTCCTCATCGGCGAGGCTCTCGTGACCAACGACCCTGTTTCGACGCTCGCCGCGTTCCTCGCGGCGGGATCGTTCGACACCCCGAGCGATCGGAGCGAGATCCCGTGA
- the trpB gene encoding tryptophan synthase subunit beta — translation MSLREVTGPFFGEFGGRYMPESLIAAIDELTLEYEAAKADPEFQAEFVRLLNSYAGRPSPITEVPRFAEHAGGARIFLKREDLNHTGSHKINNVLGQALLTRRLGKTRVIAETGAGQHGVATATAAALFGLDCTIYMGEVDTERQALNVARMRLLGAEVVPVTTGSRTLKDAINDAYRDWVASVETTNYIFGTAAGPHPFPAMVRDFQKVISEEARSQLLEEAGRLPDAVLACVGGGSNAIGMFDAFLDDAEVRLYGVEAAGDGVDTTRHAASIERGRPGVLHGAKTFVLQDEDGQTIESHSISAGLDYPGVGPEHAWLASIGRADYIPATDDEAMQALRLLSRTEGIIPAIESAHALAGALRIGRELGPDAILAVCLSGRGDKDMDTAARYFGLYDEGAAS, via the coding sequence GTGAGTCTGCGCGAGGTCACCGGCCCCTTCTTCGGCGAGTTCGGCGGGCGCTACATGCCCGAGTCGCTCATCGCCGCCATCGACGAGCTCACCCTCGAGTACGAGGCGGCCAAGGCCGACCCCGAGTTCCAGGCCGAGTTCGTCCGGCTTCTGAATTCGTACGCGGGACGCCCGTCGCCCATCACCGAGGTGCCGCGCTTCGCCGAGCACGCGGGCGGTGCGCGCATCTTCCTCAAGCGCGAGGACCTCAACCACACCGGCTCGCACAAGATCAACAACGTGCTCGGCCAGGCGCTGCTGACCCGGCGGCTGGGCAAGACACGCGTGATCGCCGAGACCGGCGCGGGGCAGCACGGCGTCGCCACCGCCACGGCGGCCGCGCTGTTCGGCCTGGACTGCACGATCTACATGGGCGAGGTCGACACCGAGCGCCAGGCGCTCAACGTCGCGCGCATGCGGCTGCTGGGCGCGGAGGTGGTGCCGGTGACGACCGGATCGCGCACCCTCAAGGACGCCATCAACGACGCGTACCGCGATTGGGTCGCCTCGGTCGAGACCACCAACTACATCTTCGGCACGGCGGCCGGACCTCACCCGTTCCCCGCCATGGTGCGGGACTTCCAGAAGGTCATCAGCGAAGAGGCGCGCTCCCAGCTTCTCGAGGAGGCCGGACGCCTGCCCGACGCGGTGCTCGCCTGCGTCGGCGGCGGCTCCAACGCGATCGGCATGTTCGACGCGTTCCTGGACGACGCCGAGGTGCGCCTCTACGGTGTCGAGGCCGCCGGTGACGGCGTGGACACGACCCGTCACGCGGCCTCGATCGAGCGCGGCCGTCCCGGCGTGCTGCACGGCGCGAAGACCTTCGTGCTGCAGGACGAGGACGGGCAGACCATCGAGTCGCACTCGATCTCGGCGGGTCTGGACTACCCCGGCGTCGGACCGGAGCACGCGTGGCTGGCGTCGATCGGCCGCGCCGACTACATCCCGGCCACCGACGACGAAGCCATGCAGGCCCTGCGGCTGCTGTCGCGCACCGAGGGGATCATCCCCGCGATCGAGTCCGCCCACGCGCTGGCGGGCGCTCTGCGCATCGGCCGCGAGCTCGGGCCCGACGCGATCCTCGCCGTCTGCCTGTCCGGCCGCGGCGACAAGGACATGGACACCGCAGCCCGGTACTTCGGCCTGTACGACGAAGGAGCCGCCTCGTGA
- the trpA gene encoding tryptophan synthase subunit alpha, whose product MTSRVAAAIDAARAAGRGAFVGYLPLGFPDLETSIEAAVALADSGADVLELGPPYSDPVMDGTVIQEATQTALAGGFRLRDTFTAVREITRRVDVPVLVMTYWNPVLQYGVDRYADDLLAAGGAGLITPDITPEAAGEWIAASTRTGLDRVFLAAPTSTDDRLDLIVEHSTGFVYTVSTMGITGERAQLDAAARTLVTRLRARGAQHACVGIGISTAEQVGGVVDYADGAIVGTALVRALRDGGLDGLRATAATLAAGTVRPAV is encoded by the coding sequence GTGACGTCCCGGGTCGCCGCGGCCATCGACGCCGCGCGTGCGGCGGGGCGCGGCGCGTTCGTCGGGTACCTTCCGCTCGGCTTCCCCGACCTCGAGACGAGCATCGAGGCCGCCGTCGCACTGGCCGACAGCGGCGCCGACGTGCTGGAGCTCGGGCCGCCCTATTCCGACCCGGTCATGGACGGAACGGTCATCCAGGAGGCCACGCAGACCGCCCTCGCGGGCGGATTCCGGCTGCGCGACACCTTCACGGCCGTGCGCGAGATCACGCGGCGCGTCGATGTGCCGGTGCTCGTGATGACGTACTGGAACCCGGTGCTGCAGTACGGCGTGGACCGGTACGCCGACGACCTGCTCGCCGCCGGCGGAGCCGGACTGATCACCCCGGACATCACGCCTGAGGCCGCGGGGGAGTGGATCGCCGCGAGCACCCGCACGGGTCTGGACCGCGTCTTCCTCGCCGCCCCCACCTCCACCGACGACCGGCTCGATCTGATCGTCGAGCATTCCACCGGATTCGTGTACACGGTCTCGACCATGGGCATCACCGGTGAGCGCGCACAGCTCGACGCGGCGGCCCGGACGCTCGTGACCCGTCTGCGGGCGCGCGGCGCGCAGCACGCGTGCGTCGGCATCGGCATCTCCACCGCCGAGCAGGTCGGCGGCGTCGTCGACTACGCCGACGGGGCGATCGTCGGCACCGCGCTCGTGCGCGCGCTCCGCGACGGAGGCCTCGACGGCCTGCGCGCGACGGCCGCCACGCTCGCCGCGGGCACCGTCCGGCCCGCGGTTTAG
- the lgt gene encoding prolipoprotein diacylglyceryl transferase, whose amino-acid sequence MITAAQTLLAQGVAASIPSPTISFIEIGPLRIHFYALCIITGIIVATLWTNHRLTKRGAEPWVVIDIALIAVPLAIITARIYHVLTHWGFYFGEGANPLSALFIWEGGIAIYGALIGGAVGAWLGCRWTGIRFWTFADALAPGLLLAQAIGRFGNWFNQELFGLPTDLPWGLEIDSDNAAFPAGLEPGTLFHPTFLYEVIWNTLGVLVIVWVGRRFRLQWGRLFGVYLVWYSAGRIVWESIRIDPSEIILGLRTNVWAAIIGVVIGLAIIVAQARRHPGYEPSPYVPGREWSPEGAVQSQNTDDFVDVSDPTTTEATANATSTVATK is encoded by the coding sequence ATGATCACCGCCGCACAGACCCTGCTCGCCCAGGGCGTCGCCGCCAGCATCCCGAGCCCGACGATCAGCTTCATCGAGATCGGCCCTCTGCGCATCCACTTCTACGCGCTGTGCATCATCACGGGCATCATCGTCGCCACGCTGTGGACGAATCATCGCCTGACCAAGCGCGGCGCCGAGCCCTGGGTGGTCATCGACATCGCGCTGATCGCCGTTCCCCTCGCGATCATCACGGCGCGCATCTACCACGTGCTCACCCACTGGGGGTTCTACTTCGGCGAGGGCGCGAACCCGCTCTCGGCGCTGTTCATCTGGGAGGGCGGGATCGCCATCTACGGCGCCCTGATCGGCGGCGCGGTCGGCGCGTGGCTCGGGTGCCGCTGGACCGGCATCCGCTTCTGGACCTTCGCCGATGCGCTGGCACCCGGCCTCCTGCTCGCCCAGGCGATCGGCCGCTTCGGCAACTGGTTCAACCAGGAGCTGTTCGGGCTGCCCACCGACCTGCCGTGGGGCCTGGAGATCGACAGCGACAACGCCGCGTTCCCCGCCGGCCTCGAGCCCGGCACGCTGTTCCACCCGACCTTCCTGTACGAGGTGATCTGGAACACTCTCGGCGTGCTGGTCATCGTCTGGGTCGGCCGCCGGTTCCGCCTGCAGTGGGGTCGCCTGTTCGGCGTGTACCTCGTCTGGTACAGCGCCGGCCGCATCGTGTGGGAGTCGATCCGCATCGACCCGAGCGAGATCATCCTCGGCCTGCGCACCAACGTCTGGGCCGCCATCATCGGTGTCGTCATCGGTCTCGCGATCATCGTCGCGCAGGCCCGCCGTCACCCCGGCTACGAGCCGTCGCCGTATGTTCCCGGTCGCGAGTGGAGCCCGGAGGGGGCTGTACAATCGCAGAACACCGACGACTTCGTCGACGTCAGCGATCCGACGACGACCGAAGCCACCGCGAACGCCACAAGCACAGTCGCCACGAAGTAA